The DNA window gccgttgtCCGGCCTCCACCAGGGAGCCCAAACAGGAGGATGACACCCCAGAGGTGGACGTGTGGGACATCCTGAAGAACGCCCGGCCGGACCAGTACGAGAAGATCGCCTTCACCTACGGCATCACGGACCTGAGGGGCCTGCtgcggaggatgaagaagatcCCGAAGGAGGTGAAGAAAAGCGAAGGTAGgtcgctcttctttttttccggggggggggcgacgccaTCGGGCCTTCGTGACGTTGGTGACGTTTCGTTTCGTAacccttttaaagctttcgcaaaGAAACTGGATCCGGCGTACCAGGCGGACAAGGGCGGGAAGATCCGCCTGGTGGTGGATCTGGCCGACCCCACGGTGGACCTGAAGTGGTACAAGAACGGACAGGAGATCAGATCCTCTCCCAAGTATGTCGCgaccttttttcctccccctccacccccctcctctctcctcctctcttctgtctcctcccGCCGCCAGAACGCCGCACAAATGAAAgcgtttacaaaaaaaaaaaaatgtaaaaaatgtatttcatttgtgGCATCGCCTACCTTGTTTTtgatattgtgtgttttttggcgtAATGTTTTTTCACCCCCATCAGAAGCAAAatggtaaaaatgttttttcatcacACAGGTCTGTTTTCTCTAAAGCTAAAAGCAGCCTAGTCACCTGTAACTGAATTAATGATTTAAAAGATCCAATTCCAATTCAtgctttactttaaaaaaaaaagtaatggaaGAAAATCTGATTGGAGACACTTTCCCCTGTGATGTGAATGTAGCTTCAGGTGCGCTTTATCTATACACATAAGCATAAGTATAAGACCCCCAGAGCAACATTTGGGTGAAAATACAGTGTGTCCTCGTCTGTACAGGAAAATATGCTGCCTCCTTTACAGGTCTTTAACCAAGTGTGGCTTTGGAAAAAACTTAACTACATAATAAGTTCATCTTAAAGTGAAGAAAATAACTACTTTAATCTACTTTGACTGAAAGGAGCAGACGTGGTTTTACATCTTCAGCAAGTTTTTTAGGGCAACAGGTATCATAAGTTAAATGTGAAGACTAACGATACTAGACATAGTGAAGCGTGTTCTAAACTTTTGAAAAAGTGGTTTTGACAAAACCTAATGTTATAAAACcctctaaaaaataaattaaaacctgCATCTTTAAAATAGCTATAATTTATATTGtatgaaaaacaatttatttgttattcaaagcggATAAAGTTGTCATGTTTTAGAATGTTGGGCCTTGATTACACATTCTTAATCCTATAGGtcttaaaataattattaaatatatttcttaCGACAGGGTTTGTTTAAAGTAGATATTAGAAGCACAGACACCTCTTCATACAACGCGTACTTTCATTAGCTGAGATCAAAGCCATGCAAAGTTAAAGCCATCTGGGaggccactgctgcttttctggTTTTCAGGGCTCGCCGCTCAGAAGACGTCACTGTAATAAACtctccctacccccccccccccccccccccctctctctcctttcgcACTATTTGCCAGTTCCACGAACCCCCGCCAAGCACGgtgtctttgtgtatgtgtctgtctcttctatctgtgtgtgtgtgtgtgtcttgtcccgacgctctctctccctgtccgcCGTAACCACCTTCCGTGCGCTCGCCGTGCCGCGCGGCcccgcctccgcctccgccgCTGACCTTAAGTCAAAGGAAGTAAGTCCGCCCGTTCGGGCCTGGTGCTTTGGTGTGATCCCGTCCCCTCTTTCCAACCTCACCGTTGGGCTTGTGAAGTGCACTCGAGGCGTGTTTGGCATAgcaatgatgttcatttagactTTTTAAGAATGATTTTTGGTAATGAAACCCATTCACGTCGTATATTGTTGTGGTATATTACTTCACACGTGGTGTCGTGGACCAGTCATGTGACTAATGGGCTTCTTCTCAGGTACATTTTTGAGCATAAGGGCACACAAAGGATCATGGTTATCAACAACTGCTCCATGAACGATGACGCAGCATATTCCGTGGCTGCTGGAGACGAAAAATGCTCGACGGAGCTGTTTGTCAAAGGTACCTCGTCCCGTTCGCCTTCATTCAACCTATAAAGACCTGTGCACAGCAGTGTGGAAAAAATCCCACTACATGGTGTTTGCTTTTCCCTTCCTCGTCCCACAGAGTTGCCCGTGAAGATAGTTAAAGACATTGAGGCGGTGAAGACCACAGTGAACGAGAGGGTGGAGCTGGAGTGCGAGGTGTCAGAGGAAGGCGCTCAAGTCAAATGGTGAGATttcatttgtcaaaaaaaaaactgtagatGTGATGAAATAATCATTTAGTAACCATTTAGTAACCATTTAACCCAATTTAACAACAGGCCCTTTTGTGTTCAGCTGCTCGTTTAACCGCAAAGTGCGTGAACGTGaccccattttttttcttctcttcactcCTCAGGATGAAGAACGGCGTCGAGGTTCCGACCGGCGTGCGCTCCAGATACCGGGTCAAGTGCGAGGGAACCAAACACTTCCTGGTGATCGACGACGCCTCCAGGGAGGACACCGGGACCTACTCCGTCATGGCCACCGGCGGCACGTCTGAAGCTCACGTGCAGGTCGACCGTACGTAGCGTACcgggccttttcttttttttttttcacaggagTTTCACAGGAGTCGGCGGCGCTCATGATGTGGCTTCCTtcattcccccctcccctcccccctccacctcccccccccctgctcgtcTTGGTCATTCAGTGAAACCGTTGAAGGTGTTCCGGGACCTGGAGGATGTGAAGGTCTTGCTGGGTCAGCCCATCAAGCTGCAGTGCGAGATTTCCCCGGGCAACGTGCCGGGCCGCTGGTACCGGAACGGCCAGCTGATCCAGCCCAACGACCGCATCAACATCGTACACCGGAATAAGTACGCGATCCGTGTTAACGTCACCGTGGCTCCccacacagcaaatttcagagggTTAAATCCACTCTGTGAGATTccattttaactctaagctggtgtttatatcgtcccaatcttgtcagtgttaaatcaacactcaaagtgttaacaatttaactcggaataagtgtcaaaataaatctgctcagcgttatttagctgatgctttcatcaaaagcaacttatgttgcatttttaacacatggaggtAACGTTTTAGCGCATGGAGTAATTCTGGGTTAGGTgaattgctcagggacactttgacatggaacatgggtaagccagggattgaaccaacaaccctgtggttcctggcacACGTTCACCAATCCGtgcgccatattacatggagttaagcctgataccaagaagtgtgacactgtacagttacatttcaatcctatcaaagagttaatttaactcttctAAGTGTCGCAAATggatctgatcttgacactggattaatgactccaactctttcgtacaattgactctgtaagagtggaatcatttttttcaagtgtgatttcaactcttcacttcaacacttttgcccaacaccggaaaattaactctttTGGATTTTGGCGTGCAGGGTTCATCGCCTTGAGATCGCGGCCGGCTCCCTCCACGACGCGGGGGACTACACTTTCGTTCCCGAGGGATACTCACAGAGCCTCTGCTGCAAACTTCACATCTTCGGTGGGTAACCTGTTTGTATCTTCAcgttggaaaaaagaaaaaagaaaagatagaaGAATGACATAACCTTtagggtgtatttgaatgttcTTTAGACCCACCGAGGGTGCATTTGGACAGCATGAACTTCCCGGACAACACAGTGACAATCGTGGCGGGAAACAAGCTTCGcttggagatccccatcagtgGAGAACCGGCCCCCAGGGTGGTGTGGATGAAGGGGGAGAGGGTGAGAACTCACtactattttttttcaatccgtACAAAAAGTACACCCCGCCTTCTCGATCCCGTGTGTTGAATTCAGACGGAAGAAAAGGGCAGAAGGTTTCATCAAACTTTGCTCAAACAGGAATAATGAGGCGTTGATGGGGACAATTTTAAGACACGGATTAATGGACGTTTGGTCTTTTGAGTAATTCCAGCCGCACAGCGGCATATGAGGGATTGACTCAGTATAAACTACAGCTTAAAACAACTTTAAGAGGGGTTTTGGATTCACACTGAAGCACAGGTTATAGACTATTGAATACAATTCTTGGTATTCTCATGGgtcattttcactttgtttcagGTGATCCTTGAGTCCGGCAATCGCGTCCGCGCTGAGACGTGCGGCGACCAGACCAGCCTGACCATTGACGTCACGGAGCGGGAGGACATTGGCAACTACAAGATCGTCCTGCAGAACGAGGCCGGCGAAGCCACGGCCAGCGTCAAAATCAAGGTCGTGGGTAGGTCATCACAGAACAGACGTTCACGAGGTAACCCCATGTTCGTTTGTCTTAAATCCGTAACAtgcgtttatttttttctgcagacATCCCCGACCCTCCGGAGGCTCCGTTGGTCCCCGCAGTGGGCGGCGATTGGTGCTCAATGATATGGGAACCGCCCAAATACGATGGGGGTTCACCGATATTAGGTGAACATTCACGTCTTACTCGTTACCCAGGTTCAcggttttgttgttgtgagacTGCACGctttctaaccctaaccctctgaAAGGTTACTTCAtcgagagaaagaagaaacagaGCTCCAGGTGGATGCGACTCAACTTCGACCAGATCAAAGAGACGTCGTTCGAACCCAAGAAGATGATCGAGGGGGTGCCGTACGAGGTGCGCATCTTCGCAGTCAACGCCATCGGCGTGTCCAAGCCCAGCGAGCCGTCCAAAGCCTTCACTCCCCTCGGTGAGTGAGCACCGGCACCTCGAGCtgcaaccccacccccccgccaaAAGCATTACGAGAGGCTTTCAGTTCATCCAGTAGCCGCTTTCACGGCAGTGGAAGAAATGAGTGGGCCCCCCGGCGACGGTGCCTGTGCGATCTGCCCTTGGTACCCCAGCAACGCAGCTGTTCCTCCTGACAGTCCACCATCCCAGGCATTCTGACAGTGACCTCCACTGGACATGCAGGAGCTTTAGAGGATATTAAATATGTCTTTATAACGGCTGCCAAATCATCTGCGGATTAGGGGTTTAGGAGATCGGGTCTGTCAGAGGGTTCAGTGGGAGTTATATATGATTGTGTACACAAGAATAGATGGATGGAGCACGGACTGATGGGATCTGGCTACACTTTTGTTCCCCGGCTGGTACGCTCCGTCACTCGGATTCAGAGCATACCAGCCGCGAGCGAGAGGCGCCGCTCTCTCGTGTCCTCGCCACTTGccaaaaatgcatgtttttttttccgacgCGGTTTCATACCCACCGTTGGCTTGTTTCCCGTGACTcctcttatcccccccccccccccaaaaaaacccctcttCTGTGTCTGCCTAGCCGTGACCAGCGAGCCCACCATGCTGGTCGTGGACGACGTCACCGACACAACGGTGACCGTGAAGTGGCGTCCTCCTGAGACCATCGGAGCTGCCGGTCTGGACGGATACCTGGTGGAGTACTGCGTCGAAGGAAGTGAGGCAACCTTCTTGTAAAGATTTCAGAAGTTGTTTAGGGATAAAATTGGGATCACAGCATACACTGTCCCATGCTACAATGTGACCACTTCTATCCATCGTGCTGCTTACCAGATTTGAACGCCATCCGACACAGGAGACCCACCATTTCACAGCGTGGCATCCATTGCGTGTGTAAGCGTTGAATCGAACGTTCAAATTTCACCGATTTCTCCCCTCTCAGCGGATGACTGGATCGTTTCCAACCACGGGCTGACGGAGAAGACCAAGTACACCATCACTGGGTTGACCACTGGGAGCAAAATCTTAGTGAGAGTCAAAGCCATCAATGCCGCCGGAGCCAGCGTCCCACGGACCACTCAGCACTCTGTCCTGGTCAAAGAAGTCATCGGTATTTTGACAATCACGTCAATCACgtgactttaaatgttttttttcgaAGGGAACGATTAAAACACACATCTGCATTGGCGCGCTTTTTTTACGGGTTTGGCCGCTTCCTCCCCAGAACCACCGAAGATCCGCGTCCCGCGACACCTGAAGCAGACGTACACCCGCAGAGTGGGAGAAGCGGTCAACGTCGTTGTGCCGTTTATGGTACAGCAAACTCCCGCCGATCGATGTTCGCTGTGTCTCTGAGCAGAAGCATAgacggactgtgtgtgtgtgtgtgtgtgtgtgtgggatgtcTGCAGGGAAAACCCAGGCCCAAGGTCACGTGGCTGAAAGAGGGCGCGGCGATCGACCCGACCCACGTCAACATCCGCAACACGGACTGCGACAGCATCGTCTTCATCCGTAAGGCAGAGCGCAGCCACTCCGGGAAGTACGAGATGGCCGTGCAGGTTGAAAACCACGTGGACACTGCCGTTCTGGACATACAAGTCGTAGGTAAGTGGgacggttcttttttttttttacagcaccaAACTAGATTTGTCAATTCAATTGTAACGAAAAATAGTCTCTTTATTGCTGTCAACTCTAATTCTAGTTATACTATGTTTTTCTATAATGTCAGAATAAACAATACACTTTAAAGTACTATTACTACAAATTGTAATGTTGCAACATTATTATTGACTCATAATGGGCGAGTGTCAATTATCCTCTaccttaaaacaataaataatgataataaaaaagacCACAATGGTTTTCTCTGATCATTAGACCTACCTGGGcctcctcagtgtgtgaacattgaagACGTCTGGGGAGGAAACGTGGCTCTGGTCTGGACTCCTCCAAAAGACAACGGCAACGCCCAGATAACAGGCTACACCATCCAAAAGGCAGACAAGAAGACAATGGTAGGAGGTCAATTTGACCAGATGTAGTTACTGCAAATGaagaaacatttacatttgcgtctgcttttttttttttttccaggaatgGTACACGTGCATAGAGCATTACCATCGCACCTGCATCACCATCCCAGAGCTGGTGGTGGGGAACGAGTACTTCTTCAGGATCTTTGCGGAGAACATGTGTGGCCTGAGCGAAACTGCCACCCAAACCAAGAAGAGCGCGCTCATCGTCAAAGAAGGTATCCGTGATTGCGATTGGTTACTGGCAATTTACCCCgacgtgggggtgggggggaagctTGGAACAAATCACGCGCATTTAAACGTGTCAAATGTCAATAAAGTTGCACTTTAtgccgctcggggggggggcgtggcgaTGCACGACTCCCATTCCCGCTGCCTTTGACCCTGACAGGCATGCAGTTGAAAAAGCACGACTACAGCGACCACGATTTCATGGAGGCGCCGAGGTTCACGCAGCCGCTGATCAACACTTTCGCCATCGCCGGCTACAACGCCACTCTCAACTGCAGCGTCCGAGCCAACCCGAGGGTAGGTTGGCAGAACCTCGCCGACGGCGAGCTACGCGCGTTCCCCTAGCGGCGTGGCGTTGGGGAGCAGTGGGGCGTTGAGTGGATGCGGCGCGGTTCTTTCTAAACTTCTTTCTATCTTCTTTTTCATTCCTGGTGGTGACAATGAttgttctcctgctgctgacgtttttttttattttgttattttttttcctgaccGCAGGCCAAAGTGATCTGGATGAAGAACAAGATGGCGATCCTCGACGACCCGCGCTACCGCATGTTTAGCAACCAGGGGGTGTGCACCCTGGAGATCAGGAAGCCCAGCCCCTATGACGGCGGCATGTACACCTGCAAGGCCATCAACGACCTGGGGGAGGCCCAGGTGGACTGCaagctggaggtcaaaggtcagtgctTGCTAAGGGAGCCTGTCTGGGGCCCGGTTTCTCAAAGCCTTTCaccttaattgttttatttcttaatttacACTGTCTCTTGCCTCTGCCTTTGCTAAAATAATATTCCTTTCTTTATCTATAAATGTTTAGCAAAATAGTCAGTGCCTTAGTATAAAGTGACTCTGGTAAACCAACTCCACGACGGAGTGCAGTCGTGTTTGAACTTTGTTAGCAGTCTACAAAAGGGTAACCACATTGGCGCTGGATATGTAAGTATTTGGATTGAGCTGCACCTGCTCTTCATGAATTCATGGCTACGGTTGTGTGGGAGTCCTTTGGGATTTCTTAATTGGGTTGCACCATTCGAACTAGGGAACAACTTTTCTATGGTAGTAAAGATTTTAGAATGGTATAAATTGGTTGCCAGGAAACATTTGTAGCACCGTTCAAGAAGCAATCATTTTGTAGCAATCTGATTGTGTAATTTCAGAGCATTTAAGTATCTTGACTCTAAACCAGATGTGTAAAGATAAATGGATTCAACAGTGGAAGTTGGGCTCGATTCATTCCTATAGAAATTGAAAGTAATGGTTTACATAGTTGCCAAATTCTGGGTCTGTTATTATGATTACATCAGGAAACAGAGGTCTGTAAATcagcttcttctgttttttacaGATATTTTGAGGTAAAATTGTTTAATAGGAGAATCCAgagtaaacacacagacataatgACCTGCCAAAGGGAAGATAACTTCTAAACCTGGTCATTTTAAACCAGTTAGCTGAACTCTAGATTTCATTAGCATAAAATGACCTGGATCTTCGGCCCAAGTTACATTATTCTCTTAGCAGGAACTTCTTGCGTGGAGCAACCTGTTATAATTTTCCTCCACTTTCTTACTGCTGTTGGAACTTATGAGCAGTTTGGTGCAGCCAACTCCTGGAcatcattttctaaaaaaaatacaaataataatccGTTGATTTGTGTGCAGTGCACATAATATCTGGCGAAAACATTCCCATCACCACCACGTGTAGAGGTTTATCCCGTGTTTTCCGTCCGGTCATCTTGTTCATCATCACAACAACACCTCAACACACAGTCTGTCACCAGTCACTCCTCAGTAGGCATGACGTGAAGAGCCGTGCTGTTTCTGTGTGGCCTTAAACGATGCTCCACAGATTCCACTGTCCTCTTTACGCCACACAGTTAACTCCTCATATAAAAAGAGTTCAGCAATAACTCAACAGTACTCCCCGGTGCACACCTATAACTCCACGTTAACATTTTGTTAAccccttcttctcttctctctccccccagtCCAAACTCAAGAATTGTGAATGTATGTTCTCATATAAGGTAAGCTTTCATATGGTTTTGGCATATGAAGCTTATGTCATCCATTATGCATCTTTCAGCCTGCTTGTGGGGACCCGAGAAAGAACTTGCGAAAGGGGGCATTAACAAAGCAAGACAACTGCTGCATGACAACTGTTGCCAAATTGTTCCCCAGTTCTGCTTCCTGGCTGAATTTTAACAGCCCtgttttggaatatttttagTTGATTGCCATAGTTTCTGTTGTGAAATGGAGTGAACGCAAAGACTACCGCTCATTTCTTTTGTGTGCAGCAGATAAGGtgagtcatttattttgcaaaaacTTGCTAACCTTTGCCAAGAAGTCCAGAGCTCTAGTTTAagagttttacattttgttgatgTGACGTCAAAAtagattattttctttttgcttttaattGCTAATCGTACAGGATCCAAACAAAGCTTCTAATAGATATTCCACATTCTGCGGGGACCTGACTTGTAGGAGTTGTCCATCACACTTCAAGTCGAATCTCTTAGCTTACACTGGTGAAAAGTAAGATGTACTATAATACTGTAACTAAAGAAATCTAGACAACATTTAGGGAGGCCTGCTTATCTGCTCTCACAGacagatgagaagattgatgccACGCTCATGTGTGGCAGGATGAATCACTCAAATAGCTGGAGAGCGCAgatatattcaattcaattatagatttatatactatatacattaTATTCTAGAATTATAATTCTTTTCATATTTCTGGCTGTTGGTTGCTACATTGACAAAGTTTACACTTCGTTCAAGACACCGTAAGCTTCGCTAGAGACCTTTgacctgcatttcatttcagtggTATCAACTCTGCTTCTGGTGCTGCGAGCCTGAGCAGATGCGGCCATTTACAAACTGAGTGTGCATTGTGAACACGAGCCACATCCTTGTCCTCCTGTCGTTACCCAGTGGTTTGAACTCCTCTCTTCTTTGCATTCTAATTGTTCTGtcagcttcttcctcttctcattcctcttcctcgtttttttttttttttcactctccaCTTCCACCTCTGTCCCTCCAAAGAACATGATAAGAGAATCTTTCCTCTCGTCCCTCAGGCGGCTTCACCTTCTACGAACTTATGAAACGCGGAGTTCCCCTACACCTGATTGACAAGTACATAAACGAGAAGACTGTCGAGCAAGAGAAGTAAAAACCGGATGTAGAGACACTTTTGCAGGCACCTGCCACTGATGGTTATCCTCTGAGCGGCCTGAAGGTTGGATGGAGGCACGGCGGAGCCATGGCGAGACTGTTCTGTGGTGTGGCGTGCTGTGTGCAAGTTTGGAGCTAAAactatagaaataaaaataatccagGTCATTATTTTTCTCACCCTCTTGTGTTCTGGTGTTTGGGTTCTAGCTTTGAATACATgtagtgtgtaaaaaaaaaaaaaaacatatacaaaGCCCATATAGCACAGTGACAcagtattttacattttgattctTGTTGGGTGTTTGCTGAAGGAGATAATTTATTTCTGGGGTCTAAAGAAAGCTGAAGGGGGagtgtttaaacaatgtgtttgtgtgtcaaataAGTGAAATAATGTAGAGGGTTACACACAGTCCATACTCTGCACGACACTATGCTTTTTGGATTCACTTTGGACTTGAGGTTTGATTGATGCTCATGCATTGATGCGCATGCATTTACCTTTGTAATTAAGACCCACACGTTACAATAAAAAATACGTTgtgtaaaatgtgattttgttttgaGAATTCTTTTTGTTTGGATCGTAACACTATGACTATCTGTTTAAAGAAAGCAATGGAAGCTTTCACcgagatttattttattattatttatttccaacaATTTGTAAGCAATTATAGCCAATCTAAATATACGAATAAAACCGAAATACCTAACATTCAAACATGGATATGTGAATAATTTATATTG is part of the Pungitius pungitius chromosome 2, fPunPun2.1, whole genome shotgun sequence genome and encodes:
- the mybpc1 gene encoding myosin-binding protein C, slow-type isoform X2, producing MVTVWSSGDLCPPCLSKQWLCRCLPPPAWRFVCCTEAGAEGRETDGKNPEPGALRAVVAREASPTLKGSNQPQPGGVGVKEQVESGNSAVKEEGPCLPPPTDDDDDAAATTPSPTPRAEDANSLKKLSIELPMWSLGEGQGPEDPDKPIDSPPRSTLLIESPQSAVILVGGDISFVAKVEAKDLLRKPTVKWFKGKWMDLASKTGKHLQLKETFDRLTKIHTFEMHIVKAKDNYAGNYRCEVTYKDKFDSCSFDLEVKEAEQGSQNIDIRSAFKRSSEGQEDAGELDFSGLLKHREPKQEDDTPEVDVWDILKNARPDQYEKIAFTYGITDLRGLLRRMKKIPKEVKKSEAFAKKLDPAYQADKGGKIRLVVDLADPTVDLKWYKNGQEIRSSPKYIFEHKGTQRIMVINNCSMNDDAAYSVAAGDEKCSTELFVKELPVKIVKDIEAVKTTVNERVELECEVSEEGAQVKWMKNGVEVPTGVRSRYRVKCEGTKHFLVIDDASREDTGTYSVMATGGTSEAHVQVDLKPLKVFRDLEDVKVLLGQPIKLQCEISPGNVPGRWYRNGQLIQPNDRINIVHRNKVHRLEIAAGSLHDAGDYTFVPEGYSQSLCCKLHIFDPPRVHLDSMNFPDNTVTIVAGNKLRLEIPISGEPAPRVVWMKGERVILESGNRVRAETCGDQTSLTIDVTEREDIGNYKIVLQNEAGEATASVKIKVVDIPDPPEAPLVPAVGGDWCSMIWEPPKYDGGSPILGYFIERKKKQSSRWMRLNFDQIKETSFEPKKMIEGVPYEVRIFAVNAIGVSKPSEPSKAFTPLAVTSEPTMLVVDDVTDTTVTVKWRPPETIGAAGLDGYLVEYCVEGTDDWIVSNHGLTEKTKYTITGLTTGSKILVRVKAINAAGASVPRTTQHSVLVKEVIEPPKIRVPRHLKQTYTRRVGEAVNVVVPFMGKPRPKVTWLKEGAAIDPTHVNIRNTDCDSIVFIRKAERSHSGKYEMAVQVENHVDTAVLDIQVVDLPGPPQCVNIEDVWGGNVALVWTPPKDNGNAQITGYTIQKADKKTMEWYTCIEHYHRTCITIPELVVGNEYFFRIFAENMCGLSETATQTKKSALIVKEGMQLKKHDYSDHDFMEAPRFTQPLINTFAIAGYNATLNCSVRANPRAKVIWMKNKMAILDDPRYRMFSNQGVCTLEIRKPSPYDGGMYTCKAINDLGEAQVDCKLEVKGGFTFYELMKRGVPLHLIDKYINEKTVEQEK
- the mybpc1 gene encoding myosin-binding protein C, slow-type isoform X9 gives rise to the protein MPEPTKKDETANGQAEEDANSLKKLSIELPNDSVPAMGRKDSVWSLGEGQGPEDPDKPIDSPPRSTLLIESPQSAVILVGGDISFVAKVEAKDLLRKPTVKWFKGKWMDLASKTGKHLQLKETFDRLTKIHTFEMHIVKAKDNYAGNYRCEVTYKDKFDSCSFDLEVKEAEQGSQNIDIRSAFKRSSEGQEDAGELDFSGLLKHREPKQEDDTPEVDVWDILKNARPDQYEKIAFTYGITDLRGLLRRMKKIPKEVKKSEAFAKKLDPAYQADKGGKIRLVVDLADPTVDLKWYKNGQEIRSSPKYIFEHKGTQRIMVINNCSMNDDAAYSVAAGDEKCSTELFVKELPVKIVKDIEAVKTTVNERVELECEVSEEGAQVKWMKNGVEVPTGVRSRYRVKCEGTKHFLVIDDASREDTGTYSVMATGGTSEAHVQVDLKPLKVFRDLEDVKVLLGQPIKLQCEISPGNVPGRWYRNGQLIQPNDRINIVHRNKVHRLEIAAGSLHDAGDYTFVPEGYSQSLCCKLHIFDPPRVHLDSMNFPDNTVTIVAGNKLRLEIPISGEPAPRVVWMKGERVILESGNRVRAETCGDQTSLTIDVTEREDIGNYKIVLQNEAGEATASVKIKVVDIPDPPEAPLVPAVGGDWCSMIWEPPKYDGGSPILGYFIERKKKQSSRWMRLNFDQIKETSFEPKKMIEGVPYEVRIFAVNAIGVSKPSEPSKAFTPLAVTSEPTMLVVDDVTDTTVTVKWRPPETIGAAGLDGYLVEYCVEGTDDWIVSNHGLTEKTKYTITGLTTGSKILVRVKAINAAGASVPRTTQHSVLVKEVIEPPKIRVPRHLKQTYTRRVGEAVNVVVPFMGKPRPKVTWLKEGAAIDPTHVNIRNTDCDSIVFIRKAERSHSGKYEMAVQVENHVDTAVLDIQVVDLPGPPQCVNIEDVWGGNVALVWTPPKDNGNAQITGYTIQKADKKTMEWYTCIEHYHRTCITIPELVVGNEYFFRIFAENMCGLSETATQTKKSALIVKEGMQLKKHDYSDHDFMEAPRFTQPLINTFAIAGYNATLNCSVRANPRAKVIWMKNKMAILDDPRYRMFSNQGVCTLEIRKPSPYDGGMYTCKAINDLGEAQVDCKLEVKGGFTFYELMKRGVPLHLIDKYINEKTVEQEK
- the mybpc1 gene encoding myosin-binding protein C, slow-type isoform X10 — translated: MPEPTKKDETANGQAEDDSVPAMGRKDSVWSLGEGQGPEDPDKPIDSPPRSTLLIESPQSAVILVGGDISFVAKVEAKDLLRKPTVKWFKGKWMDLASKTGKHLQLKETFDRLTKIHTFEMHIVKAKDNYAGNYRCEVTYKDKFDSCSFDLEVKEAEQGSQNIDIRSAFKRSSEGQEDAGELDFSGLLKHREPKQEDDTPEVDVWDILKNARPDQYEKIAFTYGITDLRGLLRRMKKIPKEVKKSEAFAKKLDPAYQADKGGKIRLVVDLADPTVDLKWYKNGQEIRSSPKYIFEHKGTQRIMVINNCSMNDDAAYSVAAGDEKCSTELFVKELPVKIVKDIEAVKTTVNERVELECEVSEEGAQVKWMKNGVEVPTGVRSRYRVKCEGTKHFLVIDDASREDTGTYSVMATGGTSEAHVQVDLKPLKVFRDLEDVKVLLGQPIKLQCEISPGNVPGRWYRNGQLIQPNDRINIVHRNKVHRLEIAAGSLHDAGDYTFVPEGYSQSLCCKLHIFDPPRVHLDSMNFPDNTVTIVAGNKLRLEIPISGEPAPRVVWMKGERVILESGNRVRAETCGDQTSLTIDVTEREDIGNYKIVLQNEAGEATASVKIKVVDIPDPPEAPLVPAVGGDWCSMIWEPPKYDGGSPILGYFIERKKKQSSRWMRLNFDQIKETSFEPKKMIEGVPYEVRIFAVNAIGVSKPSEPSKAFTPLAVTSEPTMLVVDDVTDTTVTVKWRPPETIGAAGLDGYLVEYCVEGTDDWIVSNHGLTEKTKYTITGLTTGSKILVRVKAINAAGASVPRTTQHSVLVKEVIEPPKIRVPRHLKQTYTRRVGEAVNVVVPFMGKPRPKVTWLKEGAAIDPTHVNIRNTDCDSIVFIRKAERSHSGKYEMAVQVENHVDTAVLDIQVVDLPGPPQCVNIEDVWGGNVALVWTPPKDNGNAQITGYTIQKADKKTMEWYTCIEHYHRTCITIPELVVGNEYFFRIFAENMCGLSETATQTKKSALIVKEGMQLKKHDYSDHDFMEAPRFTQPLINTFAIAGYNATLNCSVRANPRAKVIWMKNKMAILDDPRYRMFSNQGVCTLEIRKPSPYDGGMYTCKAINDLGEAQVDCKLEVKGGFTFYELMKRGVPLHLIDKYINEKTVEQEK